In a single window of the Helicobacter felis ATCC 49179 genome:
- a CDS encoding c-type cytochrome: MRRLVVMGLCLGLLEAQALKVKVKEESFITILEYGKELYKNPRDISCARCHGPLGEEKIITHYTQHGKERIFKAPPIYDLSFERFKNALERGKSIMPRYNLTLDEIKAIYYYITSIRSNKQN, translated from the coding sequence ATGCGCAGACTGGTGGTTATGGGGCTATGTTTGGGGCTATTGGAGGCGCAGGCTTTGAAAGTGAAGGTCAAAGAAGAGAGCTTTATCACAATTCTTGAATATGGCAAAGAACTTTATAAAAATCCGCGTGATATTAGTTGTGCGCGTTGCCACGGCCCGCTAGGCGAAGAGAAAATCATCACTCATTACACCCAACATGGCAAGGAGCGTATCTTTAAAGCCCCCCCCATTTATGACTTGAGTTTTGAACGCTTTAAAAACGCCCTAGAACGAGGGAAATCCATCATGCCTCGTTATAACCTGACTCTGGATGAAATCAAGGCCATTTATTATTACATCACTTCTATTAGGAGCAACAAGCAAAACTAA
- a CDS encoding bifunctional methylenetetrahydrofolate dehydrogenase/methenyltetrahydrofolate cyclohydrolase: MVLLDGQALAKRKEVMLQEEVARLDVAPVLAVILVGDNPASRVYVQMKAKACARVGITCQLQHLEDSTPQSQLLEILHTLNHDPSVHGILVQLPLPKHMDTREILEAIAPFKDVDGFHPLNVGRVYSNSLLKGFLPATAMGVMQLLEHYQIEVKGKDVVIVGASNIIGKPLASLMLNAGASVSICHILTKDLSVYTQKADIVCVGVGKAGLVGPNLLKEGAVVVDIGINKQGDKIVGDVDFEAVRHKVSYITPVPGGVGPMTISALLQNTLLATKTSLERSC, translated from the coding sequence ATGGTCTTATTGGACGGGCAGGCCCTAGCAAAGCGTAAAGAGGTAATGTTGCAAGAGGAGGTAGCGCGCTTGGATGTTGCGCCTGTTTTGGCGGTGATTTTGGTGGGAGATAATCCTGCCAGTCGGGTTTATGTGCAAATGAAGGCCAAAGCTTGTGCGCGAGTAGGGATCACCTGCCAACTCCAACATTTAGAAGATTCAACCCCGCAAAGCCAGCTTTTAGAAATTTTACATACGCTTAACCATGATCCAAGTGTGCACGGGATTTTAGTCCAACTGCCCCTACCCAAACACATGGACACGCGCGAAATCTTAGAGGCGATCGCACCCTTTAAAGATGTGGATGGATTCCATCCACTCAATGTGGGACGGGTGTATTCTAATAGTCTTCTTAAAGGGTTTTTGCCCGCGACCGCGATGGGGGTGATGCAACTTTTAGAGCATTACCAAATTGAGGTAAAGGGTAAGGATGTGGTCATTGTGGGGGCAAGTAATATTATTGGAAAACCCCTAGCCTCTCTAATGCTCAATGCGGGGGCGAGTGTGAGTATTTGCCATATTCTCACCAAAGATTTAAGTGTCTACACCCAAAAGGCAGACATTGTGTGCGTAGGCGTGGGCAAGGCAGGGTTAGTTGGTCCAAATTTGCTTAAAGAGGGGGCTGTGGTGGTGGACATTGGGATCAACAAGCAGGGAGATAAAATTGTAGGAGATGTGGATTTTGAAGCCGTGCGCCATAAGGTGAGTTATATTACTCCTGTGCCCGGGGGTGTAGGCCCTATGACTATTAGTGCGCTTTTGCAAAATACACTTTTAGCAACCAAAACCTCTTTGGAGCGATCATGCTAA
- the lepB gene encoding signal peptidase I, whose product MLKKINRFISSWTGSLVLVLLAIFFVAQAFIIPSRSMVGTLYEGDMLFVKKFAYGIPIPRLPWLDIPLLPDFKGNGHLIEGKRPHRGEVVVFIPPTNKGYYVKRLFALGGDEVIFNQEGFYLHPKESDGDPEYITKHFPKHQIKQFLGKDFVFAPYASTHKGIFYAQNNHTFEMMQALATHQIEVKGVSVSMPLIELEGEMLFYTKIQPDHFFMIGDNRDDSSDSRFWGSVPYSHIVGTPWFVYFSLNLTNSEGTSDPKDVFKVRWKRMFKSLSGLEAMAGESK is encoded by the coding sequence ATGCTAAAAAAGATCAACCGTTTTATTTCTAGTTGGACAGGAAGCCTTGTTTTGGTGCTGTTGGCAATCTTTTTTGTCGCCCAAGCTTTTATCATCCCCTCGCGCTCAATGGTAGGAACGCTTTATGAGGGGGATATGCTTTTTGTGAAAAAATTTGCCTATGGGATTCCCATCCCAAGACTGCCATGGCTAGACATCCCTCTGCTCCCCGATTTTAAAGGCAATGGGCACTTGATTGAGGGAAAGCGCCCACACCGGGGCGAGGTAGTGGTGTTCATTCCACCTACCAATAAGGGTTATTATGTTAAACGGCTTTTTGCGCTAGGAGGGGATGAAGTCATTTTCAATCAAGAGGGGTTTTATCTGCATCCAAAAGAGAGTGATGGCGATCCTGAGTATATTACCAAACACTTCCCCAAGCACCAAATCAAACAATTTTTAGGTAAAGATTTTGTCTTTGCTCCCTATGCCTCTACACATAAGGGGATCTTTTATGCGCAAAATAACCACACCTTTGAAATGATGCAAGCCTTGGCAACTCATCAAATAGAAGTCAAGGGCGTTAGCGTTTCTATGCCCCTTATAGAATTAGAGGGCGAAATGCTTTTTTACACTAAAATCCAACCCGATCACTTTTTTATGATTGGAGATAACCGCGATGATAGTAGCGATTCGCGCTTTTGGGGAAGTGTGCCCTATAGCCATATCGTGGGTACGCCGTGGTTTGTGTATTTTAGTCTCAATCTGACCAATAGCGAAGGTACGAGCGATCCCAAAGATGTTTTTAAGGTGCGTTGGAAGCGCATGTTTAAGAGTTTAAGCGGACTTGAAGCGATGGCTGGAGAATCTAAATGA
- the rpiB gene encoding ribose 5-phosphate isomerase B, which yields MKKVILGCDHAGLALAEFIQDFLSTNQIPLTFCKPPTGERVDYPDYAKEVCNKLLISPAPQGVYGILVCGSGIGMSIACNKISGVRAALCTDAYMAKMARLHNNANVLCLGQNVVGFGVAQSIVEAFLQTGFEGGRHAIRVEKLERMNTC from the coding sequence ATGAAAAAAGTCATTTTAGGTTGCGATCATGCCGGGTTGGCTTTGGCAGAATTTATCCAAGACTTCCTATCTACTAACCAGATCCCTCTTACTTTTTGCAAACCTCCAACAGGGGAGCGAGTGGATTATCCTGATTATGCCAAAGAGGTTTGTAATAAGCTATTGATCTCACCTGCGCCTCAAGGTGTGTACGGAATTTTAGTTTGTGGCAGTGGGATTGGCATGAGCATTGCTTGCAATAAAATCTCCGGAGTGCGTGCAGCCCTGTGCACAGACGCTTACATGGCCAAGATGGCGCGCTTGCACAACAACGCTAATGTGCTCTGTTTGGGGCAAAATGTCGTAGGTTTTGGCGTGGCTCAGAGCATTGTAGAAGCCTTTTTGCAAACAGGGTTTGAGGGGGGACGGCATGCCATTCGTGTAGAAAAACTAGAGAGGATGAATACATGTTAG
- a CDS encoding coiled-coil domain-containing protein, whose translation MLAQWMIITLVVLFVAYMAIRAFFYRSVAKRQEKYSASMKLTLQEAEVLIQKHQLQLQRSLGNIDILTHEMNALKDEVKVLKQRNAQYRLETDKYKARIRELEQKIEALL comes from the coding sequence ATGTTAGCCCAATGGATGATCATCACTCTTGTTGTGCTTTTTGTAGCTTACATGGCTATTCGAGCCTTTTTTTACCGCTCTGTGGCCAAACGCCAAGAAAAATATTCTGCGTCTATGAAGCTCACCTTGCAAGAAGCAGAAGTGCTGATCCAAAAGCACCAATTACAGCTCCAACGCTCTTTGGGTAATATTGATATTCTCACCCACGAAATGAACGCGCTCAAGGATGAGGTCAAGGTCTTAAAACAACGCAATGCGCAATACCGCTTAGAAACTGACAAGTACAAAGCCCGTATCCGCGAATTAGAACAAAAAATCGAAGCGTTGTTGTAA
- the apt gene encoding adenine phosphoribosyltransferase produces MFNQKFKTQLHETIREIKDYPKAGILFKDITPLINHPALFSKLIDNLKLRYQHHSIDFVVGIEARGFILGAALAYALGIGFVPVRKKGKLPFKTLSAQYQLEYGTDSIEMHTDAFREIKDAHVLLLDDLIATGGTALASLELLERLQAKCLEACFLINLAEFGGLEKVGEKVNVFSVLEYPC; encoded by the coding sequence ATGTTCAATCAGAAATTTAAAACCCAACTCCACGAGACTATTAGAGAGATTAAAGATTACCCCAAAGCGGGGATTTTATTTAAAGATATCACACCACTAATCAACCATCCCGCCCTCTTTAGTAAACTCATTGATAATCTCAAATTGCGCTACCAACACCACAGTATTGATTTTGTGGTCGGCATTGAGGCACGCGGATTTATTCTAGGGGCGGCTTTGGCTTATGCTCTAGGAATAGGCTTTGTCCCCGTGCGTAAAAAAGGCAAATTACCTTTTAAAACCCTCAGCGCACAATACCAGTTAGAATACGGCACAGATAGCATCGAAATGCACACGGACGCTTTCAGAGAAATCAAGGATGCGCATGTGTTATTGCTAGATGATTTGATCGCCACAGGAGGCACGGCATTAGCCAGCTTAGAGCTTTTAGAGAGATTACAGGCCAAGTGTTTAGAGGCATGTTTTTTGATCAATTTGGCAGAATTTGGGGGATTAGAAAAAGTGGGAGAAAAAGTGAATGTCTTTAGCGTGTTAGAGTATCCATGTTAA
- a CDS encoding DedA family protein, translating to MEAYITELWNDYAPTWGYLILFLWSILEGEIGLILAGIACYAGHMHLLLAILVAGLGGFTGDQIYFYIGRTSKAYITKKLEKQRRKLALAHLLLQKYGWFVIFIQRYMYGMRTIIPISIGLTRYSALKFALINLLSAFVWASITIVLAWFFGEQIFQALGVLKRYPYLVILLLVFVLGFVIWYFQTHTKKIDKKIQKVQKGLKLKKGS from the coding sequence ATGGAAGCCTACATTACAGAGTTATGGAATGATTACGCGCCCACTTGGGGTTATTTAATTTTATTTTTATGGAGTATTTTAGAAGGCGAAATCGGTTTGATTTTAGCCGGTATTGCCTGTTATGCCGGGCACATGCACCTACTGCTAGCTATTTTGGTTGCTGGATTGGGGGGCTTTACTGGGGATCAAATCTATTTTTACATCGGGCGCACTAGCAAGGCTTACATCACCAAAAAGCTAGAAAAACAACGGCGCAAACTCGCTCTAGCGCATTTGCTCTTGCAAAAATACGGCTGGTTTGTGATCTTCATCCAACGCTACATGTATGGCATGCGCACTATCATTCCTATTAGCATCGGACTCACCCGCTATAGCGCGCTCAAATTCGCCCTGATTAATTTATTGAGTGCCTTTGTGTGGGCTTCGATTACTATTGTCTTGGCGTGGTTTTTTGGCGAGCAAATTTTTCAAGCCCTAGGCGTGCTTAAGCGTTATCCTTATCTTGTTATATTACTATTAGTCTTTGTGCTGGGGTTTGTTATATGGTATTTTCAAACCCACACCAAAAAGATCGATAAGAAAATCCAAAAAGTCCAAAAGGGCTTAAAACTCAAGAAAGGATCGTAA
- a CDS encoding leucyl aminopeptidase translates to MLQFKLDHAPFEQAKADVAVVFVVEKDLNHPWVHHKGVLETFHYEGEGVFLDQAHKRLYVGVAHNDVHLFREAACLAVKALKKYHFKNVKVGLYAAKNTNEGECPLGQTMLAILTGLQFGLYSYEVYKSKKEPVHLKEVVLALGEAHEFKHEVKTLEHNLEKLIHKANVLVEHVNLARDLVNTPPDVANAPYVAKKAQDLAEKNGLECFVHGEDYLKEKGMNAYLAVNRASANPPQLVHVVYKPKNAKKKIVLVGKGLTYDCGGLSIKTAEYMITMKADKGGACAVLAVVNALAHLKVEAEVHAVLGLAENMIAGDAYRPDDILISKEGKTIEVRNTDAEGRLVLADCLSFAQDLEPDILVDFATLTGACVVGLGSYTSGIMGNNEELKSQFEHAALKSGELVAKLPFNRHLRKLLDSKMADIANITPVRYGGAVTAGLFLNEFIREEYKDKWLHIDIAGPAYVEKDWDVNTPGASGAGVRMCVEFVLESLK, encoded by the coding sequence ATGTTGCAGTTTAAGTTAGATCATGCTCCCTTTGAGCAGGCAAAAGCCGATGTCGCCGTTGTGTTTGTGGTGGAGAAGGACCTGAACCACCCATGGGTGCACCATAAGGGGGTTTTAGAAACTTTTCATTATGAGGGCGAGGGCGTGTTTTTAGACCAAGCTCATAAGCGTTTGTATGTCGGGGTGGCGCATAATGATGTGCATCTTTTTAGAGAAGCGGCGTGTTTAGCGGTGAAAGCCCTCAAAAAATACCACTTTAAAAATGTCAAAGTAGGGCTCTACGCTGCTAAAAACACAAACGAAGGCGAGTGTCCCCTAGGGCAGACCATGTTAGCCATCCTAACAGGCTTGCAGTTTGGACTTTATAGCTATGAAGTGTATAAGAGTAAAAAAGAGCCCGTGCATTTAAAAGAAGTCGTGCTAGCCTTAGGAGAAGCCCACGAATTTAAACACGAAGTCAAGACCTTAGAGCATAACCTCGAAAAGTTAATCCATAAAGCTAATGTGCTTGTCGAGCATGTCAATTTAGCGCGCGATCTCGTCAATACCCCTCCAGATGTGGCAAACGCGCCCTATGTTGCTAAAAAAGCCCAAGATTTGGCTGAAAAAAACGGGCTAGAGTGTTTTGTGCATGGAGAAGATTATCTCAAAGAGAAGGGTATGAACGCTTATTTAGCCGTCAATCGCGCCTCTGCCAACCCCCCTCAACTCGTGCATGTGGTTTACAAACCCAAAAACGCTAAGAAAAAAATCGTGCTCGTAGGTAAGGGCTTGACCTATGATTGCGGGGGGCTTAGCATTAAAACTGCTGAATATATGATCACCATGAAAGCGGACAAAGGCGGAGCGTGCGCGGTGTTGGCTGTGGTGAATGCGCTCGCACACTTAAAAGTAGAAGCAGAAGTGCATGCCGTGTTGGGCTTGGCGGAGAACATGATTGCTGGAGATGCCTACCGCCCCGATGATATTCTCATCTCTAAAGAGGGCAAAACCATCGAGGTGCGCAACACGGATGCAGAAGGGCGTTTGGTGCTAGCCGATTGTTTGAGTTTTGCCCAAGACTTAGAGCCTGATATTTTGGTAGACTTTGCGACCCTCACGGGGGCTTGTGTGGTGGGTCTTGGCTCTTATACCAGTGGCATTATGGGCAATAACGAGGAGCTTAAAAGCCAGTTTGAACACGCCGCACTCAAAAGCGGAGAATTGGTCGCTAAATTGCCCTTTAACCGCCACTTGCGCAAGCTTTTAGACTCCAAAATGGCAGACATTGCCAATATCACCCCCGTGCGCTATGGAGGAGCGGTAACTGCAGGACTCTTCTTGAACGAATTTATCCGCGAGGAATACAAGGATAAGTGGCTACACATCGACATCGCCGGACCTGCTTATGTCGAAAAGGATTGGGATGTCAATACACCCGGAGCTAGTGGGGCAGGCGTGCGCATGTGCGTGGAATTTGTGCTAGAAAGTCTGAAATAG
- the ychF gene encoding redox-regulated ATPase YchF has protein sequence MGLSIGIVGLPNVGKSSTFNALTRTAQAQSANYPFCTIDPNKALVNVPDARLEALAQIVKPEKIQYSSVEFVDIAGLIKGASAGEGLGNQFLANIRECAVILHVVRCFEDSDVVHVNSAINPLADIETIEIELILADVQSLQKRLERLEKLAKSSKEVGAQLELARELLAHLNELKPVSTFAHKDHPYFETLNHELRFLSGKKVIYTANVGEEDLGVLNAHALSVQALAKERGAQFVSLCAKLEEEMVEMSPQESQEFLQSLGVEKSGLEQIIQLGFQELGLISYFTAGVKEVRAWTISKGSSAPVAAGVIHKDFEKGFIRAETIAYQDFIAYGGEAGAKEKGALRIEGKDYIVQDGDVMHFRFNV, from the coding sequence GTGGGACTTTCTATTGGCATCGTGGGTTTGCCCAATGTGGGCAAGTCCAGCACTTTTAACGCACTCACGCGCACCGCGCAGGCGCAGAGTGCTAACTATCCCTTTTGCACCATCGACCCCAATAAAGCCCTTGTGAATGTGCCCGATGCGCGCCTAGAGGCTTTAGCCCAGATTGTCAAACCTGAGAAAATCCAATATTCTAGCGTGGAGTTTGTAGACATCGCCGGGCTCATCAAGGGGGCCTCTGCGGGCGAGGGATTGGGGAATCAATTCTTGGCTAACATCCGCGAATGTGCGGTGATCTTGCATGTGGTGCGCTGTTTTGAAGATAGCGATGTGGTGCATGTCAACTCTGCGATCAATCCTTTAGCCGACATTGAAACCATCGAAATCGAGCTCATTCTAGCTGATGTGCAGTCTTTGCAAAAACGCTTAGAACGCTTGGAAAAACTGGCTAAAAGCTCTAAGGAGGTGGGGGCACAATTAGAACTCGCGCGCGAACTTCTAGCACATCTCAACGAATTAAAGCCAGTAAGCACCTTTGCCCACAAAGATCATCCCTATTTTGAAACCTTAAACCACGAATTGCGCTTTTTGAGTGGTAAAAAGGTGATTTATACGGCTAATGTAGGCGAAGAAGATTTAGGGGTTTTGAATGCGCATGCTTTGAGCGTGCAGGCGTTGGCTAAGGAGCGTGGGGCGCAGTTTGTGAGTTTATGTGCCAAGTTGGAGGAGGAAATGGTAGAGATGTCTCCCCAAGAATCTCAAGAGTTTTTGCAAAGCTTGGGGGTTGAAAAAAGTGGCTTGGAGCAAATTATTCAACTTGGTTTTCAAGAACTGGGCTTGATTAGCTATTTTACTGCTGGGGTCAAAGAGGTTAGGGCATGGACCATTAGCAAGGGCTCTAGCGCGCCTGTAGCAGCAGGGGTGATTCATAAGGATTTTGAAAAGGGTTTTATCCGCGCAGAAACCATTGCTTACCAAGATTTTATTGCCTACGGGGGCGAAGCTGGGGCTAAGGAAAAGGGCGCGTTGCGCATTGAGGGCAAGGATTACATCGTGCAAGATGGGGATGTGATGCACTTTAGGTTCAATGTATAG
- a CDS encoding chemotaxis protein, translating into MANNLAHIDQVTNLHRNNELQLLCFRLGKNKDLYAVNVFKIREVVKYNGTLTMISHEPNSLVEGLIIIREMTIPLIDMKKWFYYDSNNKQKDLRPFRIEKEPHEDDIIMICEFSRWTIGVRIYEADRILNKKWTEIEQSAGVGGNTGNSKLVSRTRYFDGRLVQVVDIERMLTDVFPWIEEESHEELAKLSPLYSDKIVLFADDSPSVLKTMQVILDKLGIKHVDFINGQQLLDYLFDKETPVEEIGLIITDLEMPEASGFEVIRRVKLDPRMAKIPIVVNSSMSGSSNEEMARSLQADDFISKSNPLDVERIIKQFLVGK; encoded by the coding sequence ATGGCCAATAATCTCGCCCATATCGATCAGGTTACCAATCTACACCGCAACAATGAGTTGCAACTCTTGTGCTTTAGATTGGGTAAAAATAAAGACCTCTACGCCGTGAATGTCTTTAAAATCCGCGAGGTGGTGAAATATAATGGCACTCTCACCATGATTAGCCACGAACCTAACTCGCTTGTGGAGGGACTGATCATCATTCGAGAGATGACCATTCCTCTTATCGATATGAAAAAGTGGTTTTACTACGATAGCAATAACAAGCAAAAAGATCTGCGCCCCTTCCGCATTGAAAAAGAACCCCATGAGGATGACATTATCATGATCTGCGAGTTTTCGCGCTGGACCATTGGGGTGCGCATTTATGAAGCCGATCGCATCCTTAATAAAAAATGGACAGAGATCGAGCAGAGCGCGGGCGTGGGCGGGAACACTGGCAATTCTAAGCTGGTGAGTCGCACGCGTTATTTTGATGGGCGTTTGGTGCAGGTAGTGGATATTGAGAGAATGCTCACCGATGTTTTTCCTTGGATTGAAGAAGAGAGCCATGAGGAATTGGCAAAACTTTCTCCACTTTATAGCGATAAAATAGTCTTGTTTGCCGACGATTCGCCCAGTGTGCTAAAAACCATGCAGGTGATTTTGGATAAGTTGGGAATCAAGCATGTTGATTTCATCAATGGGCAGCAACTCCTAGATTATCTCTTTGATAAGGAAACTCCTGTAGAGGAAATTGGACTCATCATCACAGACCTAGAAATGCCAGAGGCGAGCGGGTTTGAGGTGATTAGACGCGTCAAGCTCGACCCTAGGATGGCCAAGATTCCCATTGTGGTCAATTCCTCCATGAGCGGGAGCAGTAATGAAGAGATGGCGCGCTCCTTGCAAGCTGATGACTTCATCTCTAAATCTAATCCTTTGGATGTGGAACGCATTATCAAACAATTCTTAGTGGGCAAGTGA
- the nspC gene encoding carboxynorspermidine decarboxylase translates to MLDYQAIPSPCYVLELAKLQHNLAILERAQREAQVKILLALKGFAFWRSFEWVRSSLYGCCASGVHEALLAYEEFGSRESGKEICVFSPGYKAEDMAQLLPIATHIIFNSFAQYHTYKDSIQAKNKKLEKLGLSPLKVGLRINPLFSRVQPMIYNPCAPHSRLGIAPAAFKQGMQQYGLEGISGLHFHTHCEQDAPALQETLGHVQKHFGFAIENMEWMNFGGGQHITKEGYLLEVLSQAVRAFRASYPNIQDIFLEPGEAVGWQSGFLLASVVDIVENEGRVAILDVSITNHMPDCLEMPYRPEVLHVDKNGKTQPELERGLAYYLGGASCLAGDYIGPYTFENPLEVGDRLLFQDMLHYSIVKNNTFNGVALPSLGLIVNGGFKLLKSFEYAHYKDRN, encoded by the coding sequence ATGTTAGATTACCAAGCCATCCCTTCGCCCTGCTATGTGCTCGAACTTGCCAAGTTACAACATAATCTTGCGATCTTAGAAAGGGCGCAGAGAGAAGCGCAGGTTAAAATCTTGCTTGCCCTCAAAGGGTTCGCTTTTTGGCGAAGTTTTGAATGGGTGCGTTCTAGTTTGTATGGGTGTTGTGCTAGCGGGGTGCATGAGGCTCTGCTAGCTTATGAAGAATTTGGTTCTAGGGAGAGTGGCAAGGAAATCTGCGTTTTTAGCCCGGGCTATAAAGCTGAGGATATGGCGCAACTTTTGCCCATTGCCACGCATATTATTTTTAATTCCTTTGCCCAATACCACACCTATAAAGATTCCATACAGGCCAAGAATAAAAAACTAGAAAAACTGGGGCTCTCGCCCCTTAAAGTGGGTTTGCGCATCAACCCTCTTTTTAGCCGTGTGCAACCGATGATCTACAACCCTTGTGCGCCCCATAGCCGTTTGGGGATCGCACCCGCCGCCTTTAAGCAGGGTATGCAACAATATGGCTTAGAGGGCATTAGCGGACTGCATTTCCACACGCATTGCGAACAGGACGCGCCCGCTTTGCAGGAAACTTTAGGGCATGTACAAAAACATTTTGGTTTTGCCATTGAAAACATGGAATGGATGAATTTTGGGGGCGGGCAACACATTACCAAAGAGGGCTACTTACTAGAGGTCTTGAGCCAAGCGGTGCGTGCGTTCAGAGCAAGCTATCCTAATATTCAAGACATCTTTTTAGAGCCAGGCGAGGCGGTGGGCTGGCAGAGTGGCTTTTTACTTGCGAGCGTGGTGGATATTGTTGAAAATGAGGGGCGCGTTGCAATCTTGGATGTGAGTATCACCAATCACATGCCTGATTGCCTAGAAATGCCCTATAGACCCGAAGTTTTACATGTTGATAAAAATGGAAAAACACAACCCGAGCTAGAGAGAGGTTTGGCCTACTATTTAGGGGGGGCAAGCTGTCTAGCAGGGGATTACATAGGGCCTTATACCTTTGAGAATCCCTTAGAAGTGGGCGATCGTCTCCTCTTTCAAGACATGTTGCATTATAGTATCGTCAAAAACAATACTTTTAATGGGGTTGCTCTACCCTCTTTAGGGTTAATAGTAAATGGAGGATTTAAGTTGCTTAAATCCTTTGAGTACGCCCATTACAAAGATCGCAATTAA
- the prmC gene encoding peptide chain release factor N(5)-glutamine methyltransferase: METNISKALYEAKKLLRDKGIRMALESEILLAHLLGVDRVYLHMHAQEELDGFALERFMRMVKARARGKPIEYITHEVSFYSRLFFVDERVLIPRPETELLVHQASEIIQEYGIKNVIEVGIGSGVVAISLALQHPKINVMGTDISMDALEVASINITTFSLQSRVSLMHTSLLQGVEVSPRTLVVSNPPYIPLDYPLDESVRYEPEIALYGGEEGDEILKALIDEAASKRVKFLICEMGDNQKASLSEHLEIRGYRGIFYNDYAKLNRGFVATLRS; encoded by the coding sequence ATGGAAACAAATATTTCTAAGGCACTTTATGAAGCTAAGAAATTGCTCAGGGATAAGGGCATACGGATGGCTCTAGAGTCCGAGATTCTCTTAGCCCATTTATTGGGCGTGGATCGTGTTTATTTGCATATGCATGCTCAAGAAGAGTTAGATGGTTTTGCCTTAGAGCGTTTTATGCGCATGGTCAAAGCGCGTGCGCGCGGCAAACCCATTGAATACATCACCCATGAGGTGAGTTTTTATAGCCGTCTGTTCTTTGTAGATGAACGCGTCTTGATTCCTAGACCAGAGACGGAATTATTGGTGCATCAAGCCTCTGAGATTATCCAAGAATATGGCATTAAAAATGTGATTGAGGTTGGCATTGGAAGTGGTGTGGTCGCTATCAGTTTAGCTTTACAGCACCCAAAAATCAATGTCATGGGGACAGATATTTCTATGGATGCCCTAGAAGTGGCCAGTATTAATATCACCACCTTCAGTTTGCAGTCGCGCGTTTCTTTAATGCACACCTCTTTATTACAAGGTGTGGAGGTTTCTCCGCGCACCCTTGTAGTGAGCAACCCTCCTTATATTCCATTAGATTACCCCTTAGACGAATCGGTGCGTTATGAACCAGAAATCGCGCTCTATGGGGGCGAAGAGGGGGATGAAATCCTTAAAGCCCTTATTGATGAAGCCGCAAGCAAGCGTGTAAAATTTCTTATCTGCGAGATGGGCGACAACCAAAAAGCTTCCTTGAGCGAGCATTTAGAAATCAGAGGCTATCGGGGGATATTTTATAACGACTATGCCAAACTCAATCGAGGCTTTGTAGCCACGCTTAGAAGTTAA